A region from the Lycium barbarum isolate Lr01 chromosome 8, ASM1917538v2, whole genome shotgun sequence genome encodes:
- the LOC132608217 gene encoding uncharacterized protein LOC132608217 codes for MTNELSSSLQMMDQAIVNAMGLLALTKQRLQKIRDSEFELLMDDVSSFCDKYDIIIPNMDSSYPGRSKRRFLDLTYSHYLRVDIFYAVIDLHLQELKNRFDAVSSDLLLSMASLNLVNSFRNFDKNRIMRLAKCYMNEFDNSKLGDLSCQLDSFIVYARDSDKRYFNLKGISDLAKLLVKSDLHQSWPLVYLLIKLTLILPVTTASVERAIMTRPERRVWAVVLSGYMAVSVEYEKSIRCGSSDEDLFGVEDLWLGFDEYSERVAFSYSFAYLIPGKGWVIYFVFLV; via the exons ATGACAAATGAGTTGAGCTCCTCATTACAAATGATGGATCAAGCTATTGTCAATGCTATGGGACTTCTTGCTCTTACAAAGCAAAGATTGCAAAAAATCAGGGATAGTGAATTCGAATTATTAATGGATGATGTCTCTTCCTTTTGTGATAAATATGATATAATCATTCCGAATATGGACTCTAGCTATCCTGGAAGATCGAAACGTAGATTTCTTGATCTTACATATTCTCATTATTTACGTGTTGATATTTTTTATGCTGTTATTGATTTACATCTTCAAGAGCTTAAGAATCGTTTCGATGCTGTGAGTAGTGACTTACTTCTCAGTATGGCTAGTTTGAATCTAGTTAATTCATTCAGAAATTTTGATAAGAACAGGATAATGAGGTTGGCTAAATGTTATATGAATGAGTTTGATAATAGTAAGCTTGGGGATCTCAGTTGTCAGCTTGATAGTTTTATAGTTTATGCTCGTGATTCTGACAAGAGGTACTTCAACTTGAAGGGAATTAGTGACCTTGCAAAATTGTTGGTTAAGTCAGATTTGCATCAAAGCTGGCCacttgtttatttgcttatcaAGTTGACTCTCATTCTTCCTGTTACTACTGCGTCTGTGGAACGGGCTATAATGACCCGTCCG GAAAGACGAGTATGGGCAGTTGTGTTATCTGGTTATATGGCTGTTTCAGTTGAATACGAGAAATCTATACGATGTGGATCCTCAGATGAGGATCTTTTTGGagtggaggatttatggctcgggttcGATGAGTattcggaacgagtg GCATTCTCCTACAGCTTTGCTTATCTCATTCCAGGCAAAGGCTGggtcatttattttgtcttccttgtatag